In the genome of Massilia sp. UMI-21, the window CGCAAATCAAGGTTAGTACTGTACAAGATGCTGTACAAAAAGCCAGTGGTGCGTATACATCGAATCCAGACCAATACTGTATATAAAACCAGTGGTTTTGGCAAGCGAAAAAAGCGCCTGTGTTGTTATCCACGAGACTCGCATTGTTGCGATAAATCAAACACAATAGAGCTTCTCGAAGGTCTAACGTTTTACAGGTGGTCCCCATGCGAATTCTGCTCGCCGAAGATGATAGCGTACTTGCCGACGGACTCACGCGTTCCCTGCGCCAGTCCGGGTATGCGATCGATTGCGTCAAGAACGGCCAGGATGCCGACACGGCCCTCACTACCCAGGAGTTCGATCTCCTCATCCTCGACCTCGGCCTGCCCAGGCTGTCCGGGCTGGAGGTGCTGCGCCGCCTGCGTGCGCGCTCGTCGCTGCTGCCGGTGCTGATCCTCACCGCGGCCGACTCGGTCGAGCAGCGCGTCGAGGGCCTCGACCTCGGCGCCGACGACTACATGGCCAAACCCTTTGCCCTGTCCGAACTGGAAGCGCGGGTACGCGCCCTGACCCGGCGCGGCGCCGGCGGCGGCCCTGCCGTGGTGCGCCACGGTCCGCTGGTGTACGACCAGGTCGGCCGCAGCGCCTACATCAACGACCAGATGCTCGACCTGTCGGCACGCGAGCTCGGCCTGCTCGAGGTGCTGCTGGCGCGTACCGGGCGCCTGGTCTCGAAGGAGCAGCTGGTGGACCACCTGTGCGAATGGGGCGAGGAAGTCTCGAACAATGCCATCGAGGTCTACGTGCACCGGCTGCGCAAGAAGATCGAGATCGGCGGCGTGCGCATCGCCACCGTGCGCGGCCTCGGCTACTGCCTCGAGAAATTCTCCGACGCCCCACGCGCGGCGGCATCCGAGAACAAGTGAACGAAGCCCAGTGAACGAACGCGACGCCGGGCTTGCCGACGCGCCCCCGCCGGGCGCGGGGCAGGACGCGTCCGCGCCCGGCGCGGGCGCCGGGTATCCGTCCTATGTCCCGCCCTATGTCCCTCCCTATGTCCCGCCGAATCCGGAGCCCGACGAGAACATCCGCCATTCGCTGTTCGGCGAGATTCTCGACTGGATGCTGGCCCCGCTGCTGTTGCTGTGGCCGATGAGCATCGCGATCACCTACCTGGTGGCGAAGTCGATCGCCAACCAGCCATTCGACGATGCACTGGAAGACCGCGTCACCGTGCTGTCGCAGCAGATCCGCACGGTGGCCGGCCGGCCCGTGGTGCAGCTGCCCGCCAGCGCGCGCGACGTGCTGCGCGCCGACGACGTCGACAGCGTGTATTTCCAGATCAGCGCGCCGGACGGCAGCCACATCGACGGCGACCGCGACCTGCCGCGCCCCCGCACCGCCAACGGCGCCGACAGCGGCGACAGCGCCGAGCGCGCCTACAGCGGCGCCGTGGTGTTCCGCAACGACACCATCCACGGCACGCCGGTGCGCGTCGCCTATTCGTACGTCAACCTCGACCCCTTGCGGCCCGGCCCGGTGCCGGCCGATTCCGCGCCCGGCCTGGCCCTGGTCCAGGTCGCGGAAACCCTGGACAAGCGCGCCCACCTCGCCAACGAAATCATCAAGGGCGTGATCCTGCCCCAGTTCATCATCCTGCCGGTGATCCTGGCGCTGGTCTGGTTCGCCCTGTCGCGCGGCCTGTCCCCGCTGGCCGAGCTGCAGGAACGCATCCGCGCACGGCCGCAGGACGACCTGTCGCCGATCGACCCGCGCCAGGTGCCGGAAGAGATCTCGCCGCTGGTCGGCTCCTTCAACGACATGCTCGAGCGCCTGGCCCAGACCGTCGAGATGCAGAAGCGCTTCATCGCCGACGCCGCGCACCAGATGAAGACGCCGCTGGCGGGCATGCGCATGCAGTCCGAGCTGGCCCTGCGCCAGGTCGACCCCGACGAAATCCACCGTTCGCTCGAGCAGCTGGCCAAGAGCTCGGAATCGGCCACGCGCCTGGTCAACCAGTTGCTGGCCCTGGCCCGCGCCGAGAACCAGCCGCACGCCGGCCTCGCCTTCGAAGAAATCGACCTGACGCAGCTGGCCCGCGCCACCGTGCAGGACTGGGTGCAGGCCTCGTTCGTGCACCGCATCGATCTCGGCTACGAGTCGCCCGAAGCGCCATCCGACGCCCCGATCCGGATCGCCGGCAACGCACTGATGCTGCGCGAACTGCTGTCGAACCTGATCGACAACGCGCTGCGCTACACCCCGCAGGGCGGCAGCGTCACGGTACGCGTGCGGCGCGACGGCGAACATGCCCTGCTCGAAGTCGAGGACACCGGTCCGGGCATCGCCCCCGCCGAGCGCGCGCACGTGTTCGATCGCTTCTATCGCATCCTCGGCAGCAACGTGCAGGGCAGCGGCCTGGGACTGGCGATCGTGCGCGAAATCGCCCAGCAGCACGGCGCCGAGATCGACATCTTCAACAATCCGCGCAGCCACGCGTCCAAGTACCCGGGCAGCCTGTTCCGCCTGACCTTCCCGCCTCCTGTCCATGAACCCATCGATGCCGACTGAGCCCCTGCCTCCTTCCAGCGATCCGCACCTGCAGCTGGCCGCAGCCGGCGCCGCGCACTGGGGGGCGACGCGCCGGCTGACCCTGGTCCTGATGACGCTGTGGCTGTGCACCGGCTTCGGCACCGTGTTCTTCGCGCGCGAGCTGTCGCGCTTCACCCTGTTCGGCTGGCCGCTGTCCTTCTACATGGCGGCCCAGGGCGCCTCGCTGGTCTCGCTGGGGGTGATCGCCTTCTACGCCTGGCGCATGCGCCGGCTCGACCGCCTGCATGCGGCCGCCGTCCCGGAGCACCCATGAGCGCGAACAAGCCGCCCTACTTTCGCAAGCTGTCGCGCTACTACCTCTGGTACACCGCCTGCTTCGCGCTGTTCCTGGTGGCGCTGGCCCTGCTCGAGCAGGAGGGCATGCCGCGCCTGTGGATCGGCTACAGCTTCATGTTTGCGACCATCGTCCTGTACGCCACCATCGGCGTGGTGGCGCGCACCTCCAACGTCACCGAATACTACGTGGCCGGGCGGCGCGTGCCGGCCCTGTTCAACGGCATGGCCACCGCCGCCGACTGGATCTCGGCGGCCAGCTTCATCAGCCTGGCCGGCGGCCTGTACCTGTACGGCTTCGACGGCCTGGCCTACATCATGGGCTGGACCGGCGGCTTCGTGCTGGTGGCCCTGCTCATCGCGCCCTACCTGCGCAAGTTCGGGCAGTACACCATCCCCGATTTCCTGGCGGTGCGCTACGGCGGCGGCGCGGGCGGGCGCGGCGGCCCGGTGCGGGCGCTGGCGGTGGGCGCCACCATCCTGGTGTCGTTCACCTACGTGGTGGCGCAGATCTACGCGGTCGGCCTGATCGCCTCGCGCTTCACCGGGGTCGATTTCTCGGTCGGCATCTTCCTGGGCCTGGCCTCGATCCTGGTGTGCTCCTTCCTGGGCGGGATGCGCGGCATCACCTGGACCCAGGTGGCGCAGTACATCATCCTGCTGGTGGCCTTCCTGATTCCGAGCATCTGGCTGGCGGCCAAGCATGCCGACAACCCGGTGCCGCAGCTGGCCTATGGCTCACTGCTACCCAAGCTTGCCGTGCGCGAGCGCCAGCTGGAACAGGACCCGCGCGAGGAACAGGTGCGCGCCGAGTTCCGCCGCCGCGCCGCTGCGTATTCGGCCCGCCTCGCGGGGCTGCCGGGCTCGTGGGAAACCGGCAAGCTGGAGGCGCAGCACCAGCTGGTGGCGGTGCGCACCAGTAATGCCTCGCTGGGCGAGGTGCGCCAGGCCGAACGTGCCTTCAACACCTACCCCGGCTCGCCCGACGAGGCGCGCACGCTGTGGCTTCAACAACGCGACGCCAACCTGGCGCGGGCGCGCCCGCCGGTGCCGCACGCCGTGCCCTTCCCCGGCGCGACGCAAGAAGAATCGGACAAGCGCCGCAACAACTTCCTGGCGGTGGTGTTCTGCCTGATGTTCGGCACCGCCGCCCTGCCCCATATCCTGATGCGCGCCTACACCACGCCCTCGGTGGACGAGACCCGGGTCTCGGTGTTCTGGACCCTGTTCTTCATCCTGCTGATCTACCTGACCATCCCGGCGCTGGCGGTGCTGGCCAAGTACGACATCTACACCGCGCTGGTGGGCAGCGACTTCTCGGCGCTGCCCACCTGGGTCTCGTACTGGGCCAATGTCGACAAGGTCAAGCCCCTGCTCAGCATCGCCGACATCAACCGCGACGGCGTGGTGCAGCTGGCCGAGATCGCGATCGATGCCGACGTGCTGGTGCTGGCCACGCCCGAGATCGGCGGCCTGCCCTACGTGATCTCGGGCCTGGTGGCGGCCGGCGGCCTGGCGGCGGCGCTGTCCACCGCGGACGGCCTGCTGCTGGCGATCTCCAACGCCCTCTCGCACGACGTCTACTACAAGATGGTCGACCCGGGCGCCTCGACCCAGAAGCGGGTCACGATCTCCAAGCTGCTGCTGCTGGCGGTGGCCTTCATCGCTGCCTACGCCGCCTCGCAGAAGCCGGCCGACATCCTCTCCTTGGTGGGCGCGGCCTTCTCACTGGCTGGTTCCACTCTTTTTCCGGTGCTGGTGCTGGGCGTGTTCTGGAAGCGCGCCAACCACATGGGCGCGATCGCCGGCATGGTCACCGGCTTCATGGTCTGCCTGTGGTACATGCTGCGCGCCAGCCCGACCCTGGGCGGCAGCCTGGACGCGTCCTGGCTCGGCATCCAGCCGCTGGCGGCCGGGGTGTTCGGGGTGCCGGCCGGACTGCTGGCCACGGTGGTCGGCAGCCTGCTGAGCGCGCCGCCGAGCCGCACCAGCCTGGGGATGGTCGACTATATCCGGGCGCCGCAAGAAGAACAATCAGGCAAACCCTGAGGCGGGGTGACCACAATTCTCATGCAGGCTGCATGACATCTGCATGGCAAGCTGCCTTTCCCGCCGCAGGACTGTTATTGTTGAGCGCGCGGGACCACAACCGCAGACATATCGACAACCGAACAGAGATTCATGCATACCTCGCTATCACGCTCGCTGCGCGGCGCAGCATTCGCCTGCGCCGTCGCACTCGCCTGCGCCCAACCAGTCCATGCCGATACGCAGGCGCAGGCAAAGGCCGCGCCGCCGCCCATCTCCAGCTTCTTCGCCAACTCCCCGTTTGGCGGCGCCGTGCTGTCGCCGGACGCGCACTTCCTGGCGGTGCGCCTGGGCGCCCCGGGCAAGCGCGATTCCCTGGCAGTGATCGACCTCTCGAACAACAGCGCCAAGGTCATCGCCTCGTACAACGATGCCGACGTCGGCACGATCCGCTGGATCAACAACGAACGCCTGGTCTTCACCACCGAGGAAAAGAATGTCGGCCTGGGCAACAAGCGCTACGCGCCCGGCCTGTATGCCATCAACCGCGACGGCCGCAAGTTCGTCGAACTGGCCGACCGCAGCGGCATGGGCAGTACCCACGGCACCCGTACCACCCGCAGGGTCCTGCCCTGGCATACCTACCTGCTGCCCCAGGCCGGCTCCCGCGACTCCGACTACGTGTATGTGACGAGCCCGAATTTCGATACCGCCGGCGAAGTGCGCAGTGTCGACCTGTTGCGCCTGAACACCCTGACCGGCACTACCCAGACCGTGCCGCGCCCGGGCGAGGTACGCGGCTGGATGCTCGACCACCAGGGCGAGCCGCGCCTGGCATCGTCGTTTGAGAAGGACACGATCACGCTGCATTACCGCGAGCCGGCGACCGGCAGTTGGCGCGTGCTGGCCAGCTATCCCGCCTACGGCGACGGCAGCAAGGCGCTGCAGCCGCTCGGTTTCAACGCGGAGGGCAAACTGTACGTGCTGGCGCGCAGCGGCGGACGCGATACGACCTCGGTCCACATCTTCGACATCGCCACCGGCAAGATCGACCCGCAGCCACTGGTGACGACTGCCGGCTTCGACTTCGATGGCGGCCTGGTCGCGAACCGCGACAAGGTGCTGGGCATCCGTTTCACCACCGATGCGACGTCGAACGAATGGTTCGACCCGGGCATGAAGGCGATCCAGGCCGAGCTGGACAAGCTGCTGCCGGCCACCATCAATATGGTCACCGTGCCGGCGCAAAGCGATTCGCCCTGGGTGCTGGTGCACTCTTATTCGGACGTCGTCCCCCGCATCTACTCGCTGTACAACATCAAGACCAGGCAGCTGAACAAGATCGCCGACGCCAAACCCGGCATCAAGCCGTCCGAGATGGGGCGCCAGCAGTTCGTGCGCTACAAGGCGCGCGACGGCCTCGAGATTCCGGCCCTGCTCACCTTGCCGGCCGGCGGCGCCAGGAACAAGCTTCCGATGGTGGTGCTGGTGCACGGCGGCCCTTACGTACGCGGCGCTTCCTGGGGCTGGCACCCGGAGTCGCAATTTCTGGCGTCGCGCGGCTATGCGGTGCTGGAACCGGAATTCCGCGGCAGCCAGGGTTTCGGCATCAAGCATTTCAAGGCCGGCTTCAAGCAGTGGGGCCTGGCGATGCAGGACGACATTGCCGACGGCGTGCGCTGGGCGGTGGACAAGGGCATCGCCGACGGGGCGCGCGTGTGCATCGCGGGCGCCAGCTACGGCGGCTATGCCACCCTGATGGGGCTGGTGAAAGATCCCGATCTGTACAAGTGCGGCATCAACTGGGTGGGCGTCACCGACATCAACCTGATGTACAACGGCGGCTGGAGCTTCACCAACGACACCCCGGACGAGTACAAGGCCTACGGCATGCCGGAAATGGTCGGCGACCCGGTCAAGGACGCGGCCCAGCTCAAGGCGACTTCGCCGATCGAACAGGCCGCCCGCATCACGCAGCCCGTGCTGCTGGCCTACGGCGGTGTCGACCGTCGCGTGCCGATCAACCACGGCACGCTGTTCCGTAATGCGCTCATGAAAACCAACCAGGACGTCGAGTGGGTCGAATACCCCGAAGAAGGCCACGGCTTCTCGCTGGAGAAGAACAACATCGACTTCTGGAGTCGGGTCGAGCGCTTCCTGGACCGGAACATCGGCGCGGGCGCGGCGAAATAAGCGCGACGACAGCGCCGCACACAGAAACGGGCGCCGCGGCGCCCGTTTTCACGTCAGCAGCAAACCGCTGTCATTGCACCACGGTCTGCGCCTGGCCTTCTTCGCGCGCGCGGATCTCGCCGATGCGGTAGACGGTCTCGCCGGCCGCCTGCAACTGGGCCATGGCGGCGTCCGCGTTTTCCTTCGCCACGATCACGGTCATGCCGATGCCGCAGTTGAACACGCGGTGCATCTCGGCATCGGCCACGCCGCCGTGCTGCTGCAGCCACTGGAACAGCGGCGGCATGGTCCACGATTGCGCATCCAGCACCGCGGTGAGCTTCTCGCCCAGCACGCGCGGGATGTTCTCGACCAGGCCGCCGCCGGTGATGTGCACCATGCCCTTCACTTCCATCGATTGCATCAGGGCCAGCAGCGGCTTGACGTAGATGCGGGTCGGCGCCATCAGCACGTCGGCCAGCTTACGGCCGTGGAAGTCGGCTTCCAGGTCGGGCTTGGCGACGCTAATGATCTTGCGCACCAGCGAATAGCCGTTGGAGTGGATGCCCGACGAGGCCAGGCCCAGCACCACGTCGCCCGGGGCGATCTTGCTGCCGTCGATGAGCTGCGATTTTTCCACCGCGCCGACGGCGAAGCCGGCCAGGTCGTATTCGCCGTCCGGGTACATGCCAGGCATCTCGGCGGTTTCGCCGCCCAGCAGGGCGCAGCCGGATTGTTCGCAGCCCTGGGCGATGCCCTTGACCACGGCGGTGGCGGTCGGCACGTCCAGCTTGCCGCAGGCGAAGTAGTCGAGGAAGAACAGCGGCTCGGCGCCCTGGACCAGGATGTCGTTGACGCTCATGGCGACCAGGTCGATGCCGACCGTGTCGTGGCGGTTCAGCTCGAAAGCGAGCTTGAGCTTGGTGCCGACGCCGTCGGTGCCCGACACCAGGACCGGTTCCTTGTACTTCTTGCTGATCTCGAACAGCCCGCCGAAACCGCCGATGCCGCCGAGGACACCTTCGCGCATGGTGCGCTTGGCAAACGGCTTGATTGCTTCGACCAGGGCGTCGCCTGCGTCGATGTCGACACCGGCGTCGCGGTAGGAGAGGGAAACATTAGATGGTTGGCTCATGGTATTTGGCAGCGGAGGCGGTAAAATAGAAGGCGGCAGACCGTCAGACCTGGTCAATCCGCTATTTTAGCAAAACCGCCCCCGCCATTCCGATTGTTGGCGAAACCGCAAAGACAAATAACAAGAACACGCATGCCACTATTCCTCACGCCAGAGCAAAAACAGTCCGCATTCTGGTTCGCGCTCTGGCTGGCGGTGGCACTTCTCCTGGTCACCCTGGGGCCGATCCTGTCGCCCTTCATCGCCGCGGCCATCCTCGCCTACATGCTGGGCGGGGCGGTGGACCGCCTGGCGCGGGCCCGCCCCGGCCGGCGCGGGATGGCGCGCGTGCTAGCCGTGTCGCTCGTGCTGGCGGCCTTCTTCGTGGTGCTCATCGCCCTGGTGCTGACCGTGGTGCCGGTGCTGCGCGCCGAGATCCCCCTGCTGCAGGCCAAGATTCCCGCCTTCTTCACCTGGCTCGACACCTTCGTCGCACCCTGGCTGGCCGGCTACGGCATCAACGTCAAGCTCGACAGCGCCGGCCTGCGCCAGCTGGTCGAACAGCAGATCGCGGCCGGCGGCGACGACCTCTGGACCTCGGTGCTGGCCAAGGTGCGGGTGGGCGGCAGCGCGGTGCTGGGCTGGGTCGCCACCCTGACCCTGGTGCCGGTGGTGCTGTTCTACCTGCTGCTCGACTGGCACCGCCTGCTGGCCCGCATCGCCGGCGCGATCCCGCGCCGCTGGGTCGGCCAGGTGGGCGGCATGGCGCGCGAGACCGACGAGCTGCTGGCCCAGTACCTGCGCGGCCAGCTGCTGGTGATGATCGTGCTGTCCGTGTACTACTCGGCGGCCCTGGCCATCCTGGGACTGGACGTGGCGCTGCCGGTCGGCGTGCTCACCGGCCTGCTGGGCTTCGTGCCCTACCTCGGTTTCGGCCTGGGACTGCTGCTGGCCCTGGTGGCGGCGCTGCTGCAATTCGCCGGCTGGGCGGGCCTGGCCTGGGTGGTGGCGATCTATACCGTGGGCCAGCTGATCGAAAGCTTCATCCTGACGCCGCGCCTGGTGGGCGAGCGCATCGGCCTGCACCCGCTGGCCGTGATCTTCGCCCTGATGGCCTTCGGCGAGCTGTTCGGCTTCGCCGGCGTGCTGCTGGCCCTGCCTGCTTCGGCGGTGCTGATGGTCGGTTTCCGCCACGTGCGCGCCCACTATCTGCGCAGCAGCTTTTATAATGCCTGACGCATATGATTTTTTTAACGTGACTCCAACGCGATGAAACAGCTGGTGCTCGATTTAGGCGCCGATCCGGCGCACAGCCTCGACACCTTCCAGGTGGGCGAGAATGCCGAACTGGCGCACCTGATGCACCAGTTCGCGCAGCGTGCTTCGCGCGAGCATTTCGCCTACCTGTGGGGCGACACCGGCGCCGGCAAGACCCACCTGCTGCAGGCGCTGGCGGCCAGCCCGGCCTCGCGCTACATCCCGTTCGACGCGCCGGAGGACCAGTTCGTCCATGCCGAGGACGTGACCCTGTATCTGCTGGACGACTGCGACCGCCTCTCGCCGCAGCGCCAGATCGACGCCTTCGCCCTGTTCAACCAGATCCGCGAGCACGGCGCCTACATGGTCAGCACCGGCCCGGTGCCGCCCGGGGTGCTGGGGGTGCGCGAAGACCTGCGCACGCGCATGGGCTGGGGCCTGGTGTACCAGATCAAGGGCCTGTCGGACGACGAAAAGATCGCCGCCCTCACCCAGGCCGCCGAAGCGCGCGGTTTGACGCTGTCGGCCAGCGTGTTACCCTATTTGTTGTCTCACTTCAAGCGCGACATGCGGTCGCTGGCGACGATGCTGGACGCGCTCGACCAGTATTCGCTCGAGACCCAGCGCCCTGTCACCCTGCCGCTGCTGCGTGATTTGTTGCTGCAAGAAAACCAGCAGTCGGAACCCAAAGAATGAAAAACCTTGCGCTGTTTGACCTCGACCACACCCTGCTGCCGATCGATTCGGACTACGAATGGGGCGAGTTCCTGGTCCGCATCAAGGCGGTGGACGAAATCGCCTTCCGCCGCCGTAACGACGAGTTCTTCGCCCAGTACCAGGCGGGGGTGCTCGACCCCGTGGAATACCTCGAATTCGCCCTCGGCACCCTGGCGCGCTTCCCGCGCGCCGAACTGGACGCCCTGCACGCCCGCTACATGCGGGAAGTGATCGAGCCGGCGATCAGGCCGCAGGCATTGCAACTGGTGCGCGAGCACCAGGAAGCCGGCGACCTGGTGGCGATCATCACCGCCACCAACCACTACATCACGGCGCCGATCGCGGCACGCTTCGGCGTGGCGCACCACATCGGCGCGATGCCGGAAGTCGACGCCAGCGGCAAGCTGACCGGCAAGCTGTCCGGCACCCCGACCTCGGGCCCGGGCAAGATCACCCACATGCACGCATGGCTGGCGCGCCTCGGGCACAGCTTCGATGCGTTCGAGCGCTGCCACTTCTACAGCGACTCGCACAACGACCTGCCGCTGCTGTCGATCGTCAGCCATCCGGTCGCCACCAACCCGAGCGCCAAGCTCGCCGCCCACGCGCAATCGCAGGGTTGGCCAACCATTCATCTCTTCAATGATTAAGAAATTCATCCGCAAGATCCTCGGCGTAAAAGACGACGGCCGCGACCCGACCCAGGCGCTCATCCTGGGGCCGGAAGAACACAAGATCGACCCGCGCAACGTGTCGCGTAACGCGATCACGGTCACCCAGACCCTGCAGGAAGCCGGCTTCCAGGCCTTCGTGGTGGGCGGCGCCGTGCGCGACCTGCTGCTGGGCGTGAAGCCCAAGGACTTCGACATCGCCACCGATGCCACGCCCGAGCAGGTCAAGCGCCTGTTCCGGCGCGCCTTCATCATCGGGCGCCGCTTCCAGATCGTGCACGTGATGTTCGGCCAGGACCTGCTGGAGGTGACCACCTTCCGCGGCAACGGCAGCGACAACGCGCCGAAGGACGAGCACGGACGGGTCCTGCGCGACAACAACTTCGGTCCGCAGCACGAAGACGCGGCGCGCCGCGACTTCACCATCAACGCCATGTATTACGACCCGGCCACCCAGACGGTGCACGACTACCACGGCGGCATGGACGACATCCGCGCCAAGCTGCTGCGCATCATCGGCATGCCGGAGGCGCGCTATCGCGAAGATCCGGTACGCATGCTGCGCGTGGTGCGCTTCGCCGCGAAACTCGGCTTCACCATCGAGCCGACCACGCGCGCGCCGATTCCGGTCATG includes:
- a CDS encoding AI-2E family transporter, producing MPLFLTPEQKQSAFWFALWLAVALLLVTLGPILSPFIAAAILAYMLGGAVDRLARARPGRRGMARVLAVSLVLAAFFVVLIALVLTVVPVLRAEIPLLQAKIPAFFTWLDTFVAPWLAGYGINVKLDSAGLRQLVEQQIAAGGDDLWTSVLAKVRVGGSAVLGWVATLTLVPVVLFYLLLDWHRLLARIAGAIPRRWVGQVGGMARETDELLAQYLRGQLLVMIVLSVYYSAALAILGLDVALPVGVLTGLLGFVPYLGFGLGLLLALVAALLQFAGWAGLAWVVAIYTVGQLIESFILTPRLVGERIGLHPLAVIFALMAFGELFGFAGVLLALPASAVLMVGFRHVRAHYLRSSFYNA
- a CDS encoding response regulator transcription factor — protein: MRILLAEDDSVLADGLTRSLRQSGYAIDCVKNGQDADTALTTQEFDLLILDLGLPRLSGLEVLRRLRARSSLLPVLILTAADSVEQRVEGLDLGADDYMAKPFALSELEARVRALTRRGAGGGPAVVRHGPLVYDQVGRSAYINDQMLDLSARELGLLEVLLARTGRLVSKEQLVDHLCEWGEEVSNNAIEVYVHRLRKKIEIGGVRIATVRGLGYCLEKFSDAPRAAASENK
- the hda gene encoding DnaA regulatory inactivator Hda codes for the protein MKQLVLDLGADPAHSLDTFQVGENAELAHLMHQFAQRASREHFAYLWGDTGAGKTHLLQALAASPASRYIPFDAPEDQFVHAEDVTLYLLDDCDRLSPQRQIDAFALFNQIREHGAYMVSTGPVPPGVLGVREDLRTRMGWGLVYQIKGLSDDEKIAALTQAAEARGLTLSASVLPYLLSHFKRDMRSLATMLDALDQYSLETQRPVTLPLLRDLLLQENQQSEPKE
- the purM gene encoding phosphoribosylformylglycinamidine cyclo-ligase — encoded protein: MSQPSNVSLSYRDAGVDIDAGDALVEAIKPFAKRTMREGVLGGIGGFGGLFEISKKYKEPVLVSGTDGVGTKLKLAFELNRHDTVGIDLVAMSVNDILVQGAEPLFFLDYFACGKLDVPTATAVVKGIAQGCEQSGCALLGGETAEMPGMYPDGEYDLAGFAVGAVEKSQLIDGSKIAPGDVVLGLASSGIHSNGYSLVRKIISVAKPDLEADFHGRKLADVLMAPTRIYVKPLLALMQSMEVKGMVHITGGGLVENIPRVLGEKLTAVLDAQSWTMPPLFQWLQQHGGVADAEMHRVFNCGIGMTVIVAKENADAAMAQLQAAGETVYRIGEIRAREEGQAQTVVQ
- a CDS encoding DUF4212 domain-containing protein, whose product is MNPSMPTEPLPPSSDPHLQLAAAGAAHWGATRRLTLVLMTLWLCTGFGTVFFARELSRFTLFGWPLSFYMAAQGASLVSLGVIAFYAWRMRRLDRLHAAAVPEHP
- a CDS encoding HAD family hydrolase — its product is MKNLALFDLDHTLLPIDSDYEWGEFLVRIKAVDEIAFRRRNDEFFAQYQAGVLDPVEYLEFALGTLARFPRAELDALHARYMREVIEPAIRPQALQLVREHQEAGDLVAIITATNHYITAPIAARFGVAHHIGAMPEVDASGKLTGKLSGTPTSGPGKITHMHAWLARLGHSFDAFERCHFYSDSHNDLPLLSIVSHPVATNPSAKLAAHAQSQGWPTIHLFND
- a CDS encoding sensor histidine kinase N-terminal domain-containing protein; amino-acid sequence: MLAPLLLLWPMSIAITYLVAKSIANQPFDDALEDRVTVLSQQIRTVAGRPVVQLPASARDVLRADDVDSVYFQISAPDGSHIDGDRDLPRPRTANGADSGDSAERAYSGAVVFRNDTIHGTPVRVAYSYVNLDPLRPGPVPADSAPGLALVQVAETLDKRAHLANEIIKGVILPQFIILPVILALVWFALSRGLSPLAELQERIRARPQDDLSPIDPRQVPEEISPLVGSFNDMLERLAQTVEMQKRFIADAAHQMKTPLAGMRMQSELALRQVDPDEIHRSLEQLAKSSESATRLVNQLLALARAENQPHAGLAFEEIDLTQLARATVQDWVQASFVHRIDLGYESPEAPSDAPIRIAGNALMLRELLSNLIDNALRYTPQGGSVTVRVRRDGEHALLEVEDTGPGIAPAERAHVFDRFYRILGSNVQGSGLGLAIVREIAQQHGAEIDIFNNPRSHASKYPGSLFRLTFPPPVHEPIDAD
- a CDS encoding cation acetate symporter gives rise to the protein MSANKPPYFRKLSRYYLWYTACFALFLVALALLEQEGMPRLWIGYSFMFATIVLYATIGVVARTSNVTEYYVAGRRVPALFNGMATAADWISAASFISLAGGLYLYGFDGLAYIMGWTGGFVLVALLIAPYLRKFGQYTIPDFLAVRYGGGAGGRGGPVRALAVGATILVSFTYVVAQIYAVGLIASRFTGVDFSVGIFLGLASILVCSFLGGMRGITWTQVAQYIILLVAFLIPSIWLAAKHADNPVPQLAYGSLLPKLAVRERQLEQDPREEQVRAEFRRRAAAYSARLAGLPGSWETGKLEAQHQLVAVRTSNASLGEVRQAERAFNTYPGSPDEARTLWLQQRDANLARARPPVPHAVPFPGATQEESDKRRNNFLAVVFCLMFGTAALPHILMRAYTTPSVDETRVSVFWTLFFILLIYLTIPALAVLAKYDIYTALVGSDFSALPTWVSYWANVDKVKPLLSIADINRDGVVQLAEIAIDADVLVLATPEIGGLPYVISGLVAAGGLAAALSTADGLLLAISNALSHDVYYKMVDPGASTQKRVTISKLLLLAVAFIAAYAASQKPADILSLVGAAFSLAGSTLFPVLVLGVFWKRANHMGAIAGMVTGFMVCLWYMLRASPTLGGSLDASWLGIQPLAAGVFGVPAGLLATVVGSLLSAPPSRTSLGMVDYIRAPQEEQSGKP
- a CDS encoding S9 family peptidase; the protein is MHTSLSRSLRGAAFACAVALACAQPVHADTQAQAKAAPPPISSFFANSPFGGAVLSPDAHFLAVRLGAPGKRDSLAVIDLSNNSAKVIASYNDADVGTIRWINNERLVFTTEEKNVGLGNKRYAPGLYAINRDGRKFVELADRSGMGSTHGTRTTRRVLPWHTYLLPQAGSRDSDYVYVTSPNFDTAGEVRSVDLLRLNTLTGTTQTVPRPGEVRGWMLDHQGEPRLASSFEKDTITLHYREPATGSWRVLASYPAYGDGSKALQPLGFNAEGKLYVLARSGGRDTTSVHIFDIATGKIDPQPLVTTAGFDFDGGLVANRDKVLGIRFTTDATSNEWFDPGMKAIQAELDKLLPATINMVTVPAQSDSPWVLVHSYSDVVPRIYSLYNIKTRQLNKIADAKPGIKPSEMGRQQFVRYKARDGLEIPALLTLPAGGARNKLPMVVLVHGGPYVRGASWGWHPESQFLASRGYAVLEPEFRGSQGFGIKHFKAGFKQWGLAMQDDIADGVRWAVDKGIADGARVCIAGASYGGYATLMGLVKDPDLYKCGINWVGVTDINLMYNGGWSFTNDTPDEYKAYGMPEMVGDPVKDAAQLKATSPIEQAARITQPVLLAYGGVDRRVPINHGTLFRNALMKTNQDVEWVEYPEEGHGFSLEKNNIDFWSRVERFLDRNIGAGAAK